A segment of the Candidatus Aegiribacteria sp. genome:
CTTCTACGGCATCCCGCGACGCGAGTTCCGCCAACTTCTGGAAAGCAGCAATGAATTCCGGTCGGCAGTCCGGGTAACCGCTGTAATCCAGAGCATTTACACCAATGAAAATGTCATAAGCACATATCACTTCAGCGTAAGCTAGCGCCATGGAAAGAAAAACAGTATTCCTCGCGGGTACGTAAGTTGGGGGGATTTCACCGGCCATTTCTGCCAGAGGCCTGTTTTCAGGTACCGCTTCCGGTTCCGTCAGTGCCGACCCTTTAAAAAGCCTGTGATCAAGTGAAATTGTAATGTGATTGGCAACCCCCGCATCTCTGGCTATTGCCTTTGCCGATTCAAGCTCCAGCGTATGCTGCTGGCCGTACCGGAAGGACAAGGCATGAATACTGAAACCTTCATCCAGGGCTATGTACAATGTGGTGGCGGAATCAAGCCCGCCACTGAGAAGCACAACTGCTTTCCTGTTCAGGATAATTACCTCCCCGCGGTATATAAAACACGAAGCTTATGGAATATATACTAAATAGAATTCCTTTCATCTTACACTCA
Coding sequences within it:
- the queC gene encoding 7-cyano-7-deazaguanine synthase QueC — its product is MNRKAVVLLSGGLDSATTLYIALDEGFSIHALSFRYGQQHTLELESAKAIARDAGVANHITISLDHRLFKGSALTEPEAVPENRPLAEMAGEIPPTYVPARNTVFLSMALAYAEVICAYDIFIGVNALDYSGYPDCRPEFIAAFQKLAELASRDAVEGNPAKIHAPLLNMTKAEIIGKGLELGVDYSQTLSCYNPDNDGKACGKCDACILRLNGFKENGLDDPVSYSNRKLQERCIE